Proteins encoded by one window of Sulfurospirillum barnesii SES-3:
- the nspC gene encoding carboxynorspermidine decarboxylase, whose product MVKISKIETVIEKIQTPAYVCEEALLEENLKRLKEVAERSGAAILLALKGFAFKALASLVDKYLSGCTCSGLHEAKFAHEFFKGSVCTYSPAYKEEEIDEVIALSDHLIFNSFNQWEKYKAKALGKTSCGLRLNPEVSSSPVDLYNPCALYSRLGITKENMQYDKLEGIEGLHFHALCEQDASALEEVLKGFEERFGELIPRMKWINFGGGHHITREGYDVEKLIALIQDFRKRYNGITVYLEPGEAVGWQTGSLVASVLDIVHNGMDIAILDISAEAHMPDTLAMPYRAMIRGAGEVGEKPYMYRLGGPTCLAGDIMGDYSFDAPLRIGDKLIFEDMIHYTIVKNTTFNGVKLPDLAVLRKDGSYEVVSQFGYDEYKRRN is encoded by the coding sequence ATGGTTAAAATCAGCAAAATAGAAACAGTGATTGAAAAGATTCAAACCCCAGCGTATGTGTGTGAAGAGGCACTTTTAGAGGAAAATTTAAAACGTTTAAAAGAGGTCGCTGAGCGCTCAGGGGCTGCCATTTTGCTCGCCCTCAAAGGCTTTGCGTTTAAAGCACTGGCTTCTTTGGTGGACAAATACCTCAGTGGCTGTACGTGTAGCGGGCTTCATGAAGCTAAATTTGCGCATGAGTTTTTTAAAGGCTCGGTGTGCACGTACTCTCCAGCGTACAAAGAAGAGGAGATTGACGAGGTCATCGCTTTGAGTGACCATCTTATCTTTAACTCGTTCAACCAATGGGAAAAATACAAAGCAAAAGCGCTTGGCAAAACCAGTTGCGGTTTGCGCCTCAATCCTGAAGTCTCTTCAAGCCCTGTGGATTTGTATAACCCGTGTGCTCTTTACAGTCGCTTGGGCATCACCAAAGAAAATATGCAATACGACAAATTAGAGGGCATCGAGGGGCTTCATTTTCACGCTTTGTGCGAGCAAGATGCTAGCGCTTTGGAAGAAGTGCTCAAAGGCTTTGAGGAGCGTTTTGGTGAGCTGATTCCTCGTATGAAATGGATTAATTTTGGAGGAGGGCATCACATCACCCGTGAGGGCTATGATGTGGAAAAACTCATTGCGCTGATTCAAGATTTTAGGAAACGATATAACGGCATTACGGTTTATTTGGAACCTGGTGAAGCGGTGGGGTGGCAAACAGGGTCATTGGTGGCGAGTGTTTTGGACATCGTGCACAATGGCATGGACATTGCCATTCTTGACATCTCCGCTGAGGCGCATATGCCTGACACCCTTGCCATGCCCTATCGTGCAATGATTCGAGGTGCAGGAGAGGTGGGTGAAAAGCCTTACATGTACCGCCTTGGAGGCCCGACATGTTTGGCGGGCGACATTATGGGGGATTACAGTTTTGACGCACCACTTCGTATTGGCGATAAGCTCATCTTTGAAGATATGATTCACTACACCATCGTGAAAAATACGACCTTTAATGGCGTAAAACTCCCCGATTTGGCTGTTTTACGAAAAGATGGAAGCTATGAAGTGGTAAGTCAGTTTGGGTACGATGAGTACAAAAGACGCAATTAA